The Sphingomonas sp. KR3-1 genomic interval CGCTGAGTAGCAGCGCGAGTGGGGCGAGCAGGCCGAGCCGGAACGGGTTCATGCCGCGATGATACAGAATATCATCGATGCCGCAATCGGGAGATCACGCCGTTTCGAACGCAGCCAGGATCGGGCACGGCCCCGCCCCGCCGCGCCCGCATTCCTGCGCGAGCTTGCCGAGCGCGTCGCGGGCGGCGCTGAGCTCGGCGATCTTGGCGTCGAGCACGGCGATCTGCTCGCGGGCCAAGGCGCGGGCGCGGGGGCGGTCGTCGCGGGCGTCGAGCTCGAGCAGCTCGGCGATCTGCTCGAGGGTGAAGCCGGCGGCCTGGGCCGAGCGGATGAACTTGAGGCGGCGCAGGTCGGCATCGCCATAGCGGCGCACGCCCGCGCCAAAGCTGCGCGCGGGCTCGGCGAGCAGGCCGCGGCGCTGGTAGT includes:
- a CDS encoding MerR family DNA-binding protein, translating into MSLTIGKLADAGGVGVETVRYYQRRGLLAEPARSFGAGVRRYGDADLRRLKFIRSAQAAGFTLEQIAELLELDARDDRPRARALAREQIAVLDAKIAELSAARDALGKLAQECGRGGAGPCPILAAFETA